The Dysidea avara chromosome 13, odDysAvar1.4, whole genome shotgun sequence genome includes a region encoding these proteins:
- the LOC136243456 gene encoding transmembrane protein 222-like — MTMTENKQKEIAREIDEARQRFPYYGLYQFLATRGYSLVPRPGTRSGHEHETTGICTSSGVIRDFAGSYVVSEDKLAFGKATKYWRLSPSNSEMSSWDDAVHQASEEYGHRMHSLFCDNCHSHVARALNLMQYNGSHSWNMFKIWFFILFYGKCQFCRGFEDMGTFHSCVHHHWYNSGIFSWIVLTVT; from the exons ATGACTATGACAGAGAACAAACAGAAGGAAATAGCTCGGGAAATAGATGAGGCGAGACAACGCTTTCCGTACT ATGGTTTATACCAATTTTTGGCCACACGGGgatatagtctcgtgcccagaccgggCACGAGGTCTGGGCACGAGCACGAGACTACGGGGATATGCACCTCGTCTGGAGTGATAAGAGACTTCGCTGGATCCTACGTTGTCTCG GAGGATAAATTGGCATTTGGAAAAGCAACCAA GTATTGGAGACTATCACCATCAAATTCAGAGATGTCAAGTTGGGATGATGCTGTACATCAAGCATCAGAGGAGTATGGTCACCGAATG CACAGCCTTTTCTGTGATAACTGTCACTCTCATGTCGCTCGAGCTCTCAACCTGATGCAATACAATGGATCACACTCTTGGAACATGTTTAAAATCTGGTTCTTTATTTTGTTTTATGGGAAATGTCAG TTTTGCAGGGGTTTTGAAGACATGGGTACCTTTCATTCTTGTGTGCACCATCATTGGTATAATAGTGGGATATTCAGTTGGATTGTTTTGACAGTAACTTAA
- the LOC136242531 gene encoding CCR4-NOT transcription complex subunit 6-like, whose product MPKGEKHYETPRRSHCIMTREEAESGKRTRWEAMEIRGPIRNLSPYLWSLTHLTALFLNDNSLQRIPPDITKLCHLQCLDLAGNKLRSLPAELGDMTHLRELLLNNNMLRVLPYELGKLFLLQNLGLSGNPLQPEILAMVNEPNGTSKLLSFLLDNLSVAPRPPDREWINLPAPGQPRPTSRATFNVMSYNILTDKLATRQLYGYCPSWALTWEYRKQAILKEIMDSQADIVALQEVETEQFYSFFLPQLQQQGYDGIFTPKSRAKTMGEHERKFVDGCAQFFHKQKFSLLEHAVIEFNKLAMAHAEGSDDMVNRVQLRDNVGQAALLEVKESLRGESNSTQFQHLIVANVHIHWDPEFSDVKLIQTVMLMSELDNFAQKVQLDRGLPYRNSINGAPGIPFFLCGDFNSLPESGVLQFLLDSKIPTHHPDFKDLAYGGFMSRFSQAVSPGSGHDSSQLIHRFAIKRAYQNEHLPFTNYTYDFKGILDYIFYSYETLAPVALLGPVSKEWFNEYRVIGCPNPHHPSDHVPLLCEFEIRPQPFKL is encoded by the exons ATGCCGAAAGGAGAAAAGCACTATGAGACACCAAGACGAAGCCACTGTATCATGACCAGAGAGGAGGCCGAGTCGGGAAAGCGGACCCGTTGGGAGGCCATGGAGATCAGAGGTCCCATTAGAAACCTCAGTCCTTACTTGTGGTCACTTACCCACTTAACGGCCTTGTTCCTGAATGACAACAGTCTACAACGTATTCCACCTGATATCACCAAGTTGTGTCATCTACAGTGTTTGGATTTGGCTGGTAACAAGTTACGTAGTTTACCAGCAGAATTAGGAGATATGACACACCTTCGGGAACTCCTCTTGAACAATAACATGCTTAGAGTATTGCCATACGAACTGGGAAAACTGTTCTTGTTACAAAATCTTGGATTATCAGGGAATCCACTGCAACCAGAGATCCTTGCAATGGTAAATGAACCTAATGGAACTTCCAAGCTACTCAGTTTCTTGTTAGATAATCTGAGTG TGGCACCTCGGCCTCCTGACAGAGAGTGGATTAATTTGCCTGCACCAGGTCAACCGAGACCAACCTCAAGAG CTACCTTCAACGTCATGTCATACAATATTCTCACTGATAAGTTAGCCACAAGACAGCTGTATGGGTACTGTCCTTCTTGGGCCCTTACATGGGAGTACCGCAAGCAGGCTATTTTGAAGGAGATCATGGACAGCCAAGCTGACATTGTGGCACTACAG GAAGTGGAGACAGAGCAGTTCTATAGCTTTTTCTTGCCTCAACTGCAACAACAAGGGTATGATGGTATCTTCACACCTAAATCACGTGCCAAAACAATGGGAGAACATGAACGGAAGTTTGTAGATGGTTGTGCCCAATTTTTCCACAAACAAAA gttttctctattgGAACATGCTGTTATTGAATTCAATAAGTTGGCCATGGCTCATGCTGAAGGCTCAGATGATATGGTTAACAGAGTACAGCTACGTGATAATGTTGGTCAGGCAGCTTTGTTAGAAGTGAAAGAATCCCTTCGAGGTGAATCTAACTCCACCCAGTTTCAACATCTCATTGTGGCTAATGTACACATTCATTGGGACCCAGAGTTCAGCGACGTCAAGCTAATTCAAACAGTCATGTTGATGTCCGAACTGGATAACTTCGCACAGAAGGTGCAATTAGATCGTGGCCTCCCTTACAGGAACTCCATTAATGGTGCCCCTGGCATTCCATTCTTCTTATGTGGTGACTTCAACTCACTACCAGAATCTGGTGTGCTACAATTTCTCCTTGATAGTAAGATACCTACACACCATCCTGACTTCAAAGATCTAGCCTATGGTGGTTTTATGTCTCGgttcagtcaggcagtcagccCAGGTAGTGGACATGACAGTTCTCAACTGATTCACCGGTTTGCCATAAAGAGGGCATACCAAAATGAACACCTTCCTTTTACCAACTACACGTATGACTTTAAGGGCATTCTAGATTACATTTTCTACTCTTACGAAACTTTGGCACCTGTGGCCCTGCTGGGTCCTGTTAGCAAAGAGTGGTTTAATGAATATAGAGTCATCGGCTGTCCTAATCCCCACCATCCATCAGACCACGTTCCTCTGTTGTGCGAATTTGAAATTCGGCCACAGCCATTCAAATTATGA
- the LOC136242541 gene encoding TAR DNA-binding protein 43-like codes for MSQYIRVAVDESLADEAVELPTEEDGSLLLSVLVSQFETATGLRYRNPSSGAWRALRVVQDVIYAPSEGWGDKLYTVVKSAAVQPPTHTVDEAAQFGDGNKRKIDESVEDRAAKNPRHNLIESPQPDYSGVDTSSQLEPPHSEETLIEDVEPPLFDLIVLGLAYKVEEDEMRRYFEQFGEVESVEVKKDNTGQSRGFGFVRFKNYRVQQAVAKAKHVIGGRACEIKKSRKADHPTKLFIGHLPFFSSRENFIKELETHFKKYGVVTDVYLPSHYRGFGFVTYEDGEDARRAALAFHEFRGKTLNVTAANPKKANYGETEDEYQEPYVQSDSYLPYGYGGRQLEPVSHLPLGHGMFHRTVPSARVPAHTMYVASGSSKGNPMFSNSQYVGYRSNIGRSEY; via the exons ATGTCTCAATATATTCGAGTGGCAGTGGACGAGTCTTTAGCTGATGAGGCTGTAGAGTTACCTACTGAGGAAGATGGAagtttattgctatcagttttAGTGTCACAGTTTGAGACAGCTACCG GCCTCCGTTATCGCAACCCATCAAGTGGGGCATGGCGAGCTTTACGGGTGGTTCAAGATGTGATCTATGCTCCATCAGAAGGCTGGGGGGACAAGCTGTATACTGTAGTAAAGTCAGCTGCTGTACAGCCACCTACACACACTGTTGATGAAGCTGCTCAGTTTGGAG ACGGCAACAAACGTAAGATAGATGAGAGTGTTGAAGACAGAGCAGCAAAGAATCCTCGTCACAACCTCATTGAATCACCTCAACCAGACTACAGTGGGGTTGACACATCATCTCAGTTAGAACCACCTCATTCAGAAGAAACCTTGATTGAGGATGTGGAGCCACCTCTGTTTGATCTTATCGTATTGGGCTTAGCTTATAAGGTGGAAGAAGATGAAATGAGAAGGTACTTTGAACAATTTGGAGAGGTAGAAAGTGTAGAG GTCAAGAAAGACAATACTGGCCAGTCAAGAGGGTTTGGTTTTGTCCGCTTCAAGAATTACAGGGTGCAGCAAGCAGTTGCTAAAGCAAAACATGTTATTGGTGGAAGAGCTTGTGAGATTAAAAAATCAAGAAAG GCTGATCATCCAACAAAACTGTTTATTGGCCATCTGCCATTTTTCTCTTCACGCGAAAACTTTATTAAAGAACTTGAAACACATTTCAAGAAATATGGAGTTGTAACAGATGTGTATCTTCCATCTCATTACCGTGGATTTGGCTTTGTAACATATGAAGATGGAGAAGATGCACGTAGAGCAGCTTTAGCATTTCATGAATTCCGTGGGAAGACTCTTAATGTGACGGCCGCTAATCCAAAGAAAGCAAACTATGGTGAAACAGAGGACGAGTATCAAGAACCTTATGTTCAGTCAGACTCCTACCTTCCTTATGGATATGGTGGAAGACAATTGGAGCCCGTCAGTCATTTGCCATTGGGACATGGAATGTTCCACAGGACTGTGCCATCAGCTCGGGTACCTGCGCATACAATGTATGTTGCATCTGGAAGTAGTAAGGGGAACCCGATGTTCTCAAATTCCCAGTATGTTGGCTATCGTTCAAACATTGGGAGATCAGAGTACTGA
- the LOC136242569 gene encoding synaptobrevin-1-like, whose amino-acid sequence MANYGTSGDPTRVQHLRGQVDEVKGVMLDNIDKVTQRGEKLDDLGERAEYLNQNAEMFKRSAVVLKRKLWWQNVKLWIILIIIILVILIVIIIAIVVATKK is encoded by the exons AT GGCGAACTATGGGACATCAGGGGACCCTACGAGGGTACAACACCTACGGGGACAAGTGGATGAAGTTAAGGGCGTCATGTTAGACAACATTGACAAAGTGACGCAGAGAGGCGAGAAATTAGACGACTTGGGTGAAAGAGCAG AATACTTAAATCAAAATGCAGAAATGTTTAAGCGTAGTGCAGTTGTGTTAAAAAGAAAATTATGGTGGCAAAACGTCAAG CTGTGGATAATCTTGATCATCATCATCCTTGTGATTCTAATAGTCATCATCA TTGCAATCGTCGTTGCGACCAAAAAGTAG
- the LOC136242568 gene encoding vesicle-associated membrane protein 8-like translates to MSNYGATGAGDTSRVGQLRGQVDEVKGLMVENIDRVQQRGENLYNLDERTKILEQDAKQFNQLGGDLKKKMWWKNVKLWIILIIIVIVILIAIIIAIVLATK, encoded by the exons AT GTCGAATTATGGAGCAACCGGAGCCGGAGATACTTCACGCGTAGGTCAGCTACGCGGTCAGGTGGATGAGGTCAAGGGTTTAATGGTGGAAAATATTGACAGGGTGCAGCAGAGAGGAGAGAACCTTTACAATCTTGATGAAAGAACTA AAATACTGGAGCAAGATGCTAAACAGTTTAATCAGTTAGGAGGTGATTTAAAGAAGAAAATGTGGTGGAAGAATGTTAAA CTCTGGATCATTTTAATCATCATTGTCATAGTGATATTAATCGCTATTATAA TTGCAATCGTACTGGCTACAAAGTGA
- the LOC136242542 gene encoding migration and invasion-inhibitory protein-like isoform X2, whose protein sequence is MAAGSSDTNELMRMLNEGQEELKRSMRNLSTLTGPANDKKALHKLHPTPYRLTRKRARTQQLTPDLSVNFVSPVEQATPPRKRPLRRHSSTPKVKSSVPEPHNTPKNKPFKDASLEEAIFSSHQTKQKKALKDSNKLHKPSLTKSPKRQLSEVLNTSHYGALEQTLPMTRSLRKSLKYEGIDPKLGYDWIAGLLDTSSYVSQCSDEYFDDLKEFRRANREECSRTTSLIGIPDVSESDISSSPTIKVNDLQQDVVHSGVPSYILNSRLFPVPIHTQEEVGSHCPVCEQKDHHDEMPAGYIRVSVPRSTTQMVYRFRHHRRKSFDPDDSMSLSKHCLVGWENAKPSSIPTPASLHLKSSLVDNAANSPRKLSNYLVNSTHSTQYKLRSRTK, encoded by the exons ATGGCGGCGGGTAGTAGTGATACCAACGAACTGATGAGGATGTTAAACGAGGGACAGGAGGAACTGAAACGAAGTATGCGTAATCTTAGTACACTCACCGGCCCTGCCAATGACAAAAAGGCCCTACATAAACTACACCCAACACCTTACAGACTCACAAGGAAAAGAGCAAGAACACAACAACTCACTCCTGATCTG TCAGTGAATTTCGTGTCGCCAGTAGAGCAAGCTACACCACCAAGAAAGAGACCACTCAGAAGGCACTCTTCAACACCCAAAGTTAAATCAAGTGTACCAGAACCTCACAATACACCAAAGAACAAACCTTTCAAAGATGCATCTTTGGAAGAAGCTATCTTTAGCAGCCACCAAACTAAACAGAAGAAAGCTCTAAAAGATAGCAATAAACTACACAAGCCATCATTGACAAAGTCACCCAAACGACAGCTAAGTGAAGTCCTCAACACTTCACATTATGGTGCTCTGGAACAAACTTTACCGATGACCAGAAGTTTACGGAAATCTCTTAAATACGAAGGAATAGATCCGAAGCTTGGATATGACTGGATAGCAGGTTTATTGGATACCAGTTCATATGTGTCACAATGTAGTGATGAATACTTTGATGATCTGAAGGAGTTTAGGAGGGCAAACAGAGAAGAATGCTCTAGAACAACATCTTTAAT TGGAATACCGGATGTTTCGGAGAGTGATATCTCATCTTCCCCAACTATAAAAGTCAATGATTTACAACAGGATGTAGTCCATAGTG GAGTCCCCAGCTACATACTGAACAGTAGATTGTTTCCGGTACCAATTCATACACAGGAAGAGGTTGGGTCACACTGTCCTGTTTGTGAACAAAAAGACCACCATGATGAAATGCCAGCAGGATATATCAG AGTCAGTGTTCCCAGATCAACAACTCAGATGGTTTATAGATTCAGGCATCATCGGAGAAAGAGTTTTGATCCAGATGATTCGATGAGTCTTTCTAAG CACTGCTTGGTGGGCTGGGAGAATGCGAAGCCATCAAGCATACCCACTCCAGCCTCTCTTCATCTCAagtcatctctagttgacaat GCAGCCAACTCTCCAAGGAAACTCAGCAATTATCTTGTAAATTCAACACACTCCACACAGTACAAATTACGATCTAGGacaaaatga
- the LOC136242542 gene encoding migration and invasion-inhibitory protein-like isoform X1, which yields MAAGSSDTNELMRMLNEGQEELKRSMRNLSTLTGPANDKKALHKLHPTPYRLTRKRARTQQLTPDLVFSPKQSVNFVSPVEQATPPRKRPLRRHSSTPKVKSSVPEPHNTPKNKPFKDASLEEAIFSSHQTKQKKALKDSNKLHKPSLTKSPKRQLSEVLNTSHYGALEQTLPMTRSLRKSLKYEGIDPKLGYDWIAGLLDTSSYVSQCSDEYFDDLKEFRRANREECSRTTSLIGIPDVSESDISSSPTIKVNDLQQDVVHSGVPSYILNSRLFPVPIHTQEEVGSHCPVCEQKDHHDEMPAGYIRVSVPRSTTQMVYRFRHHRRKSFDPDDSMSLSKHCLVGWENAKPSSIPTPASLHLKSSLVDNAANSPRKLSNYLVNSTHSTQYKLRSRTK from the exons ATGGCGGCGGGTAGTAGTGATACCAACGAACTGATGAGGATGTTAAACGAGGGACAGGAGGAACTGAAACGAAGTATGCGTAATCTTAGTACACTCACCGGCCCTGCCAATGACAAAAAGGCCCTACATAAACTACACCCAACACCTTACAGACTCACAAGGAAAAGAGCAAGAACACAACAACTCACTCCTGATCTG GTCTTTTCTCCCAAGCAGTCAGTGAATTTCGTGTCGCCAGTAGAGCAAGCTACACCACCAAGAAAGAGACCACTCAGAAGGCACTCTTCAACACCCAAAGTTAAATCAAGTGTACCAGAACCTCACAATACACCAAAGAACAAACCTTTCAAAGATGCATCTTTGGAAGAAGCTATCTTTAGCAGCCACCAAACTAAACAGAAGAAAGCTCTAAAAGATAGCAATAAACTACACAAGCCATCATTGACAAAGTCACCCAAACGACAGCTAAGTGAAGTCCTCAACACTTCACATTATGGTGCTCTGGAACAAACTTTACCGATGACCAGAAGTTTACGGAAATCTCTTAAATACGAAGGAATAGATCCGAAGCTTGGATATGACTGGATAGCAGGTTTATTGGATACCAGTTCATATGTGTCACAATGTAGTGATGAATACTTTGATGATCTGAAGGAGTTTAGGAGGGCAAACAGAGAAGAATGCTCTAGAACAACATCTTTAAT TGGAATACCGGATGTTTCGGAGAGTGATATCTCATCTTCCCCAACTATAAAAGTCAATGATTTACAACAGGATGTAGTCCATAGTG GAGTCCCCAGCTACATACTGAACAGTAGATTGTTTCCGGTACCAATTCATACACAGGAAGAGGTTGGGTCACACTGTCCTGTTTGTGAACAAAAAGACCACCATGATGAAATGCCAGCAGGATATATCAG AGTCAGTGTTCCCAGATCAACAACTCAGATGGTTTATAGATTCAGGCATCATCGGAGAAAGAGTTTTGATCCAGATGATTCGATGAGTCTTTCTAAG CACTGCTTGGTGGGCTGGGAGAATGCGAAGCCATCAAGCATACCCACTCCAGCCTCTCTTCATCTCAagtcatctctagttgacaat GCAGCCAACTCTCCAAGGAAACTCAGCAATTATCTTGTAAATTCAACACACTCCACACAGTACAAATTACGATCTAGGacaaaatga
- the LOC136242560 gene encoding proteasome subunit beta type-6-like, with the protein MALTGVMAGPAPDWMTSEHLTGTSIMAVEYDGGVIIGADSRTSTGSYVANRVTDKLTPVMDKIYCCRSGSAADTQAIADIVSYNLKLHSIELGEEPLVKSAASLFRQFCYDYRDSLLAGIICAGWDKKAGGQVYSIPLGGMCLRQPFAIGGSGSTYIYGYCDAHFKQGMTKEECIEFVKTSLALAVGRDGSSGGVIRIASIEEGGVERRVYTGTDIPKFYDDGV; encoded by the exons ATGGCGTTAACTGGAGTAATGGCAGGCCCGGCGCCTGACTGGATGACTTCTGAACATTTAACAGGG ACTTCTATTATGGCCGTGGAATATGATGGCGGAGTTATAATTGGAGCTGACTCAAGAACTAGCACAGG ATCCTATGTGGCTAACAGAGTTACAGATAAGCTCACACCAGTAATGGATAAGATATATTGCTGCAGATCAGGCTCCGCAGCAGACACCCAAGCAATAGCAGACATTGTGTCATACAACCTTAAATTACACAG CATAGAACTAGGAGAAGAACCACTAGTGAAGTCAGCTGCCAGTCTCTTCAGGCAGTTTTGTTACGACTACCGTGACAGCCTATTGGCTGGAATAATCTGTGCTGGTTGGGACAAGAAAGCTGGTGGACAG GTCTACTCTATCCCACTTGGTGGCATGTGCTTACGCCAGCCATTTGCAATAGGAG GTTCTGGCAGCACGTACATATATGGATATTGTGATGCTCATTTCAAACAAGGCATGACAAAAGAAGAGTGTATTGAATTTGTCAAAACTT CGTTGGCACTAGCTGTAGGACGTGATGGTAGCTCAGGTGGAGTGATTAGGATTGCATCCATTGAAGAAGGTGGAGTGGAAAGACGAGTATACACCGGAACAGACATACCCAAATTCTATGATGATGGTGTATAA
- the LOC136242556 gene encoding uncharacterized protein, whose product MSMSRSSKFPLYTFKMILLGDSGSGKTCLFHRIVHDRYRDAGTYNHKSTEPTPSGSISVHYDHYTKEVYLSGSNRANIRVFDTAGGERANSLTHQYYKHAQIVCLVYSVDSEISLNSLGKWVEDARFYLEDSQDSYKLLFALVGLKSDIPAYQREVKAEDVKRFAEHFNIPSECCFELSNVTGEGVAEMLQVLTQKMFDMQTQQQVNELQDCAVLSTGNNESYVHISRTFTYSQLFWKCCCCCKRNGYQALDGHEP is encoded by the exons ATGTCTATGAGTAGGTCAAGCAAGTTTCCCTTATACACGTTTAAAATGATCCTTCTGGGTGATAGTGGCTCTGGAAAGACTTGCCTCTTCCACCGTATAGTTCACGACCGCTACAGAGACGCAGGAACATACAATCACAAGAGTACTGAACCAACTCCCAGTGGCTCGATTAGCGTACACTACGACCACTATACGAAAGAAGTGTACCTTTCAGGGAGCAATAGAGCAAAT ATCAGAGTGTTTGATACTGCAGGGGGAGAGAGAGCTAACTCGTTGACTCACCAGTATTACAAACATGCACAAATCGTTTGCCTGGTGTACAGCGTGGATAGTGAAATTTCTTTGAATTCTTTAGGCAAGTGGGTTGAAGATGCACGGTTCTATTTGGAGGACAGCCAAGATTCCTATAAACTTTTGTTTGCACTGGTTGGCCTCAAAAGTGATATTCCAGCTTACCAAAGAGAAGTCAAGGCTGAAGATGTGAAACGATTTGCAGAGCATTTCAATATTCCCAGTGAATGTTGTTTTGAATTGTCAAATGTTACTGGTGAGGGTGTAGCTGAGATGCTGCAGGTACTCACACAAAAGATGTTTGATATGCAAACACAACAACAGGTTAATGAACTGCAAGACTGTGCTGTATTGTCTACTGGAAATAATGAATCTTACGTTCACATTAGCAGAACATTCACTTACTCACAGTTGTTTTGGAAATGTTGCTGTTGCTGCAAACGAAATGGTTATCAAGCATTAGATGGCCATGAACCATGA